One Plasmodium gaboni strain SY75 chromosome 1, whole genome shotgun sequence DNA segment encodes these proteins:
- a CDS encoding heat shock protein 40, type II has product MATLRKTNLQEIFYFSKFFMNACFISLLIITVNCFNYAQYVYNKDIGVYNEEIGIIYKRWLAESNKNFFFNKDNVGFGNSSLDYYSVLGVSKGCSEDDLRRAYLKLAMKWHPDKHVHKGTKEEAEEKFKNICEAYSVLSDNEQREKYDLFGIDALKQSGFNSSNVEGNISINPLEVFTKAYSFYNKYFSKSGSLGNNNIFTHIKNLYPLRNEVSEDCSYNNVEEYEVPLYVSLEDLYNGCTKKLKVTRKRYDGSYLYYEDYYLNVDIRQGWNNGTKITFHGEGDQSSPDSYPGDLVLVLHTKNHNRFVRKSRDLYYRHIITLEQSLTGFDFVIKSLDNRDIYIQIDEVVKPDTKKVITNEGMPYSRDPNIRGNLIVEFDIIYPNTIKKEQKKLIKEIFKENN; this is encoded by the exons ATGGCAACCTTAAGGAAAACTAATTTACaagaaattttttatttttccaaattttttatgaacGCATGTTTTATATCCCTTTTGATAATTACAGTGAATTGTTTTAATTAC GCacaatatgtatataataaagatatagGAGTTTATAATGAAGAGATAGggataatatataaaagatgGCTAGCTgaaagtaataaaaatttctttttcaatAAAGACAATGTGGGTTTTGGAAATTCATCACTg GATTATTATTCTGTGTTGGGAGTTAGTAAAGGATGCTCGGAAGATGATTTAAGAAGAGCATATTTAAAGCTAGCCATGAAGTGGCATCCTGATAAACATGTTCACAAAGGAACAAAAGAGGAAGCAGAAGAAAAgtttaaaaatatatgtgaaGCTTATAGTGTTTTATCAGATAATGAACAAagagaaaaatatgatttatttGGAATTGATGCATTAAAACAATCAGGATTTAATAGTTCAAATGTTGAAGGaaatatatcaataaaTCCATTAGAAGTATTTACAAAAGCATATagtttttataataaatatttttcaaaatcTGGCAGTTTgggaaataataatatttttactcatattaaaaatttatacCCTTTGAGGAATGAGGTTTCGGAAG attgcagttataataatgtgGAAGAATATGAAGTACCCCTTTACGTATCATTAGAAGATTTATACAACGGGTGCActaaaaaattaaaagtaACAAGAAAGAGATATGATGGATCTTACTTATATTATGaagattattatttaaatgtaGATATAAGACAAGGATGGAATAATGGAACAAAAATAACGTTCCATGGTGAAGGGGATCAGAGTTCGCCAGATTCTTATCCTGGTGACTTAGTTTTAGTTTTACATACAAAAAATCATAATAGATTTGTAAGAAAATCTCGAGATTTATATTATAGacatataataacattaGAACAATCACTAACAGGATTTGATTTTGTTATTAAATCTTTAGATAATAgagatatatatatacaaatagATGAAGTAGTGAAACCAGATACAAAGAAAGTTATAACAAATGAAGGAATGCCTTATTCAAGAGATCCAAATATTAGAGGAAATCTCATAGTTGAAtttgatattatatatcctaatacaattaaaaaagagcaaaaaaaattaataaaggagatatttaaagaaaacaactaa
- a CDS encoding surface-associated interspersed protein 1.2 (SURFIN 1.2), translated as MKPRSQETEERRKTKGVHSGGSKKGSKDKVKKQPVPKFIERNGLHGSSNEKTSNSESSTSDIRKSRRGRPANSKNNRGDGRNRKNKRLQEKHRLTELSDKRLKRRKEIIPPNPSHHMKEVEPIVKNGNNMEEEEELSESDYQNEFETDSDSYQYIEATIESRPNDDGINSIFGIQFPNFFDYTDFDLSDFSLSNIPYPSIRLPFFPRSSRIYKGIYDGISRIPLGPTHINMYQRNVVDTASEIVNKVRDNMGSDEKGNDKPERSTDEMRGGDGKNTRKPDTCSDVGQDVSNHPSEQEDVDRREKEGKKEEDEMAKESKDSEGSHTNTGEGNTRSSNPNDVSKDNESNGVSEPREGSDGNNESNDLNFETSNKRKDDVDLTSTCTGLTNGDNYGTDCTSMNNENSIDSEGKTITTYVSGDGRCNTFPRFNSSPRSNCMTASSPSDDYKSENEKNLPLEANNEQILSNDLGEYHEEAVTADMTDPSIISVSPVHEVEVSIPPNETTCEGVIYTGDASPCKQSSNSIGIESSRMGPSSNGGNISNEISRITTVSTMGSHQSLNSDSSQMMSKMLGMNSVEPSAISIKGTTMEAPQYSSLSQTMGEDGGSGQTYSKGQEQKGKETESVGLTNEGSTNEGSTSEGSTSDSHTSNGHTSDGHTSDGHTSNDRTRDGLKIASRMRRSPQRNSTNELSITRRISKNGGTPIINKTHKSFSSFFDFSSLTKNISISLAIFGVIFLFIFSNKHSSLGMFNKKKKKRRRKSVLINEDNMNTKMLERYEDIDDENNKFDEDDCNDNELNKRSLILPYKKEEEEVYKIEDQIERIGNEIIEREKSKYINVEHISDENTYDYNNIYSDDDIKCVDVMSIIKEKKEIWKWKTIIEIQMVVIEEIHNEEWDMNKEDFLSICINEFMNEKNRKCLYNEDDDFNSTEVMIKGQTFLWNKWMERHKYILDKWKEEESFKYLKNDWKREEYEYMKKIYKDLLLSLRGDTYNMSQRQKIIWKKWIAKHPYRIREKIIDQWFDKLFEEINKNNIISDEIIDVLLNDYIESDQNCEYIYNMSEKKEKLKLILWIQIYMCVMEETEKDSCIKKKETYVDTLIENIKDKEYIIDVVEDIKKDIHTLPLNQSICKWKKEKWFEELKNNWKVEENKRLNYIPLKNNNDIYKEVIEKSVTYIEKNILHKLLDDINFKWIDEDNENDWLKVTENNSKDENNIIYINKKNNENRNIYINKNINKEENKMKCSEIKYMFDNMTLQGNTEDYHENNNNTFNNNKNIFNNNKNIFNNNNNTFNNQFSEDPINQNKEDINRNNDQINIMFNQHKNEWIQVIKLHLDLIDECKKEEWEKNKYDFLDICIEEYIKNENKDNSRNILEDEIFSMNKNIMWDTFIETHRYILEKWKREEWFHNLKKEWEEEILNYLNSSENRNDASNKNCNESNTNFMIEKEKIAFRKWINKHTEELKDCYEDEKNPFLEVEINKKKKKKNYKLIAWIQIHMMILERFKEDEFLRTKELFIDICIEGIKKGYLYKNNDIIIQMLYKLKSDIYNSCEYLLSQQKDDKKKEKEEWYKKLKKYWMDKGSTHFNFLRQKDNYETILDIIKQSMLIVYNNMFIKNYDDQNFQWIDEDNEKDWLKIVDIKTEKRLRHNICEHKRLKDIKNDIQNKMSILKDIYKTKEMLTFYSEEI; from the exons ATGAAACCAAGATCTCAAGAAACTGAGGAAAGGAGAAAAACAAAAGGTGTTCATTCTGGTGGTTCTAAGAAAGGTTCCAAAGATAAAGTTAAAAAACAACCAGTTCCTAAATTTATTGAAAGAAATGGATTACATGGCTCTTCAAATGAGAAAACATCTAATTCTGAATCAAGTACTAGTGATATAAGAAAAAGTAGAAGAGGACGTCCGGCAAATTCTAAAAATAATCGTGGTGATGGTagaaatagaaaaaataaaagattaCAAGAAAAACATAGACTTACTGAATTAAGTGATAAAAGGTTgaaaagaagaaaagaaataattcCTCCTAATCCATCCCATCATATGAAAGAAGTTGAACCCATAGTAAAAAATGGAAACAACATggaagaagaagaagaatTATCTGAGAGTGATTATCAAAATGAATTCGAAACTGATAGTGATTCATATCAATATATTGAAGCTACCATTGAATCAAGACCAAATGATGATGGTATAAATAGCATTTTTGGTATTCAATTTCcaaatttttttgattataCAGATTTTGATTTATCTGATTTTTCTCTATCTAATATTCCATATCCTTCTATCAGGTTACCTTTTTTTCCTAGATCTTCACGTATTTACAAGGGAATATATGATGGAATTAGTAGAATACCACTAGGGCCTACTCACATTAATATGTATCAACGCAACGTTGTTGATACTGCAAGTGAAATTGTCAATAAAGTTAGAGATAATATGGGTTCTGATGAAAAAGGAAATGATAAACCTGAGAGAAGCACAGATGAGATGAGAGGTGGTGATGGAAAAAATACTCGTAAACCTGATACTTGTAGTGATGTAGGACAAGATGTATCTAATCATCCTAGTGAACAAGAAGATGTTGATAGAAGAGAAAAGGAAGgtaaaaaagaagaagatgaAATGGCAAAAGAAAGTAAAGACTCAGAAGGGAGTCATACTAACACAGGAGAAGGTAATACAAGAAGTTCCAATCCGAATGATGTTTCTAAAGATAATGAAAGTAACGGTGTCTCTGAACCAAGAGAGGGTTCTGATGGAAATAATGAATCAAACGATTTAAATTTTGAAACTTCTAATAAGAGAAAAGATGATGTAGATTTAACTTCGACGTGTACCGGATTAACGAATGGCGATAACTATGGAACTGATTGTACTTCAATGAATAATGAGAATTCAATTGATTCTGAAGGGAAAACAATTACAACATATGTATCTGGAGATGGTAGATGTAATACCTTTCCACGATTTAATTCTTCTCCTAGAAGTAATTGTATGACTGCTTCATCTCCTAGTGATGATTATAAATctgaaaatgaaaaaaatcTTCCTTTAGAAGCAAACAATGAACAAATTTTATCTAATGATCTTGGAGAATATCATGAAGAAGCGGTTACTGCTGATATGACTGATCCTTCTATTATATCTGTTTCACCAGTTCACGAAGTAGAAGTTTCTATTCCACCAAACGAAACAACCTGTGAAGGAGTTATTTATACAGGTGATGCTTCTCCATGTAAACAAAGTAGTAATTCTATTGGTATTGAAAGTTCTCGTATGGGTCCTTCCTCTAATGGAGGTAATATAAGTAATGAAATTTCACGTATTACGACAGTTTCTACAATGGGAAGTCATCAAAGTTTAAATAGTGATTCTTCACAGATGATGAGTAAAATGTTAGGAATGAATTCAGTTGAACCTTCCGCGATATCCATTAAAGGTACAACTATGGAAGCACCACAATATTCCTCTCTTTCTCAAACGATGGGTGAAGATGGGGGATCAGGACAAACTTATTCTAAAGGTCAAGAACAAAAAGGAAAAGAAACTGAAAGTGTAGGTCTTACAAATGAAGGTTCTACAAATGAAGGTTCTACAAGTGAAGGTTCTACAAGTGACAGTCATACAAGTAACGGTCATACAAGTGACGGTCATACAAGTGACGGTCATACAAGTAACGATCGTACAAGAGATGGTCTTAAAATTGCAAGTCGTATGAGAAGGTCACCTCAAAGGAATTCTACAAATGAATTATCAATAACTAGAAGAATAAGTAAAAATGGTGGTACACCTATTATCAATAAAACACATAAAAGTTTTTCTTCCTTCTTTGATTTTTCATCACTTACAAAAAACATTTCAATTTCTTTAGCAATATTTGGAgttatatttcttttcattttttctaataag CATAGCTCCTTGGGAATGTTTAAcaagaaaaagaagaaacGAAGAAGAAAATCTGTACTGATTAATGAGGATAATATGAATACAAAGATGTTAGAAAGATATGAAGATAttgatgatgaaaataataaatttgatgaagatgattgtaatgataatgaattaaataaaagatCACTCATCTTGCCATATAAGAAAGAAGAGGAAGAGGTGTACAAAATAGAAGATCAGATTGAAAGGATTGGTAATGAAATAATAGAAAGAGaaaaaagtaaatatataaatgtgGAACATATAAGTGATGAGAATAcatatgattataataatatatatagtgATGACGATATAAAATGTGTCGATGTAATGAGCATAATAAAAGAGAAGAAAGAAATATGGAAATGGAAAACTATAATAGAGATTCAAATGGTAGTCATTGAAGAGATACACAATGAAGAATGGGATATGAACAAGGAAGattttttatcaatatGTATAAACGAATTTatgaatgaaaaaaatagaaaatgtttatataatgaagatGATGATTTTAATAGCACAGAAGTAATGATAAAAGGACAAACGTTTTTGTGGAATAAATGGATGGAGAgacataaatatattttagaTAAATGGAAAGAAGAGGaatcatttaaatatttaaaaaatgattgGAAGAGAGAAgaatatgaatatatgaaaaaaatatacaaagATTTGTTGCTTAGTTTGAGAGGtgatacatataatatgtCACAAAGgcaaaaaattatatggAAAAAATGGATTGCTAAACATCCATATAGAATaagagaaaaaataattgaTCAATGGTTtgataaattatttgaagaaataaataaaaataacataataagtgatgaaataatagatgtattattaaatgattatataGAAAGTGATCAAAATTGTGAATACATTTACAATATGagtgaaaaaaaagaaaaattaaaattaattttgtggatacaaatatatatgtgtgtgaTGGAAGAGACCGAAAAGGATAGTtgtataaaaaagaaagagACATATGTGGATACACTCATTGagaatataaaagataaagaatatataatagatGTTGTTGAAGATATAAAGAAAGATATTCATACATTACCTCTAAATCAATCTATATGTAAGTggaaaaaggaaaaatgGTTTGAggaattaaaaaataattggaaggtagaagaaaataaaagattaaattatattccattaaaaaataataatgatatatataaagaagTGATAGAAAAATCTGTGACATATATAGAgaagaatatattacataaattattggatgatataaattttaaatgGATTGATGAGGACAATGAAAATGATTGGTTAAAGGTAACAGAAAATAATAGtaaagatgaaaataatattatatatattaataagaaaaataatgagaatagaaatatatatataaataaaaatattaacaaagaggaaaataaaatgaaatgttctgagataaaatatatgtttgaTAATATGACTTTACAAGGGAACACAGAAGATTATCATGAGAATAACAACAAtacttttaataataacaaaaatatttttaataataacaaaaatatttttaataataacaacaataCTTTTAATAATCAATTTAGTGAGGACCCAATTaatcaaaataaagaagatataaatagaaataatgaccaaataaatattatgtttaatcaacataaaaatgaatgGATACAAGTTATTAAACTACATTTAGATTTAATAGATGAATgtaaaaaagaagaatgggaaaaaaataaatatgactttttagatatatgcatagaagaatatataaaaaatgagaaTAAAGATAATAGTAGAAACATTTTAGAAGATGAAATTTTTAgtatgaataaaaatataatgtgGGATACATTTATAGAAACACAcagatatatattagaaaaGTGGAAAAGAGAAGAATGGtttcataatttaaaaaaggaatgggaagaagaaatattaaattatttgaattCATCAGAAAATAGAAATGATGcaagtaataaaaattgtaaTGAATCAAACACAAATTTTATGattgaaaaagaaaaaattgCGTTCAGAAAATGGATCAATAAACATACGGAAGAATTAAAAGATTGTTATGAAGATGAAAAGAATCCATTTTTAGAAgtagaaataaataaaaaaaaaaaaaaaaaaaattataagtTAATTGCATGGATACAAATACATATGATGATATTAGAAAGATTTAAAGAAGATGAATTTTTAAGAACtaaagaattatttattgatatatgtatagaaggaataaaaaaaggatatttatataagaacaatgatataataatacaaatgttatataaacTAAAAAGtgatatttataattcatgtgaatatttattatctCAACAAaaagatgataaaaaaaaagaaaaagaagagtggtataaaaaattaaagaaatattGGATGGATAAGGGAAGTACacattttaatttcttAAGACAAAAAGATAATTATGAAACCATTCttgatataataaaacaatcGATGTTAATTGTTTATAAcaatatgtttataaaaaattatgatgatCAAAATTTTCAATGGATTGATGAGGATAACGAAAAAGATTGGTTGAAAATTGTAGATATAAAGACGGAAAAAAGGTTGAGGCATAATATATGTGAACATAAACGTTTGAaggatataaaaaatgatatacaaaataaaatgagTATATTAAAGgatatttataaaacaaaagaaaTGTTGACCTTTTATTCAGAAGAAATATAA